A single window of Synechococcus sp. C9 DNA harbors:
- a CDS encoding DUF3181 family protein → MRVSSHQPLHHCPPMSDPRTTEVIERLAADLGDRVYMDIARWHLYLKDAHLDKILAQRLYAQAEQGTLKEDQALAILREILVDIGGGRRQIPLLDLVPVQAQLAYMDVVEAFQKRLP, encoded by the coding sequence GTGAGGGTAAGCAGTCATCAACCGTTGCACCATTGCCCGCCCATGAGTGACCCCCGCACCACCGAAGTGATTGAACGCTTGGCCGCTGATTTGGGCGACCGGGTATATATGGACATTGCCCGCTGGCATTTGTACCTGAAAGATGCCCATTTAGACAAAATCCTTGCCCAACGCCTCTACGCCCAGGCCGAACAGGGCACCCTCAAGGAAGACCAAGCCCTGGCCATTTTGCGGGAAATTCTGGTGGATATTGGCGGCGGGCGGCGGCAAATTCCCCTGCTGGACTTGGTGCCCGTGCAGGCGCAGTTGGCGTACATGGATGTGGTGGAAGCCTTCCAAAAACGCCTCCCCTAA
- the dnaK gene encoding molecular chaperone DnaK encodes MAKVVGIDLGTTNSVVAVMEGGQPVVIANAEGFRTTPSIVAYAKNGDRLVGQIAKRQAVINPDNTFYSVKRFIGRKYDEVTNEAKQVPYKVLRDSNGNVKIDCPQLGKQFAPEEISAQVLRKLADDASKYLGEPVTQAVITVPAYFNDSQRQATKDAGKIAGLEVLRIINEPTAASLAYGLDKKANETILVFDLGGGTFDVSILEVGDGVFEVLATSGDTHLGGDDFDKKIVDWMAQDFLAKEGIDLRKDKQALQRLTEAAEKAKIELSSVSQTDINLPFITATQDGPKHLEMTLTRAKFEELCSDLFDRCKVPVEQALRDAKLDRSKIDEVVMVGGSTRIPAVQQLVRQILGKEPNQSVNPDEVVAVGAAVQAGVLSGEVKDILLLDVTPLSLGVETLGGVMTKMIPRNTTIPTKKTEVFSTAVDNQTNVEIHVLQGERELASGNKSLGTFRLDGIPPAPRGVPQIEVTFDIDANGILNVTAKDKASGKVQSITISGSSTLSKEEVERMVRDAEMNAAADRERKEQVELKNQADSLAYQAERQLKELGDKLPAADKTKIEGLVKDLREAINQENWERIKTLNNDLQQTLYSVNTNLYQQASGDTPQSPPPGDGDVIDADFSEGK; translated from the coding sequence ATGGCTAAAGTTGTGGGCATTGACCTAGGGACAACCAACTCGGTGGTGGCAGTGATGGAAGGCGGACAGCCCGTTGTCATTGCCAATGCGGAAGGATTTCGCACCACCCCTTCGATTGTGGCTTATGCCAAAAACGGCGACCGTCTGGTAGGGCAGATCGCCAAACGTCAGGCGGTGATTAATCCCGATAACACCTTCTATTCGGTGAAACGATTTATCGGGCGTAAGTACGATGAAGTCACCAATGAAGCCAAGCAGGTTCCCTACAAAGTCCTGCGGGATAGTAATGGCAATGTGAAGATTGACTGCCCCCAACTGGGCAAGCAATTTGCGCCGGAGGAAATTTCGGCTCAGGTGTTGCGGAAACTGGCGGATGATGCCAGCAAGTACCTGGGGGAACCGGTGACCCAGGCGGTGATTACCGTTCCAGCGTATTTCAATGATTCCCAGCGGCAAGCGACTAAGGATGCGGGCAAAATTGCCGGTTTGGAAGTCCTGCGGATTATCAATGAACCGACGGCGGCTTCCCTGGCGTATGGGCTGGATAAGAAGGCTAATGAAACCATCCTGGTGTTTGACCTGGGGGGTGGGACATTTGACGTGTCCATTCTGGAGGTCGGGGATGGGGTGTTTGAGGTACTTGCCACCTCCGGGGATACCCACCTGGGCGGGGATGACTTTGACAAAAAAATCGTGGACTGGATGGCGCAGGATTTTCTGGCCAAGGAAGGCATTGACCTGCGCAAGGACAAGCAAGCCCTGCAACGGCTGACCGAAGCCGCCGAAAAAGCCAAAATCGAACTTTCCAGCGTCAGCCAGACGGACATCAACCTGCCCTTTATTACCGCCACCCAGGATGGGCCCAAGCACCTGGAAATGACCCTGACCCGGGCGAAATTTGAGGAACTCTGTAGCGACCTGTTTGACCGGTGTAAGGTGCCGGTGGAGCAAGCCCTGCGGGATGCCAAGCTGGACAGGAGCAAAATTGATGAGGTGGTGATGGTAGGGGGTTCCACCCGGATTCCCGCCGTGCAACAACTGGTGCGCCAAATCCTGGGCAAAGAACCCAACCAGAGCGTCAACCCGGACGAGGTGGTGGCAGTGGGAGCCGCCGTGCAAGCCGGGGTACTTTCCGGGGAAGTCAAGGACATTCTGCTGTTGGATGTCACGCCCTTGTCCCTGGGGGTGGAAACCCTGGGCGGGGTGATGACCAAAATGATTCCCCGCAATACCACCATTCCCACCAAAAAAACCGAGGTGTTTTCCACCGCTGTGGACAACCAAACCAATGTGGAAATCCACGTCCTGCAAGGGGAGCGGGAATTGGCGTCCGGGAACAAGAGCCTGGGTACCTTCCGTTTGGATGGGATTCCCCCGGCGCCCCGGGGAGTGCCCCAGATTGAAGTTACCTTTGACATTGATGCCAACGGCATTCTGAATGTCACCGCCAAAGACAAAGCCTCCGGCAAGGTGCAGTCCATCACCATTTCCGGTTCCTCCACCCTGTCCAAAGAAGAGGTGGAGCGGATGGTGCGGGATGCAGAAATGAACGCCGCCGCCGACCGGGAGCGCAAGGAGCAGGTGGAGTTGAAAAACCAAGCCGACTCCCTCGCCTACCAAGCGGAACGGCAACTCAAAGAGTTGGGGGACAAACTCCCCGCCGCCGATAAAACCAAAATTGAGGGCTTGGTCAAAGACCTGCGGGAAGCCATCAACCAGGAAAACTGGGAGCGGATCAAAACCCTCAACAACGACCTGCAACAGACCCTCTACAGCGTCAACACCAACCTCTACCAGCAGGCCAGTGGGGACACCCCCCAATCGCCGCCGCCAGGGGATGGGGACGTGATTGATGCGGACTTCTCGGAAGGGAAATAG
- a CDS encoding chlorophyll a/b-binding protein, whose product MTTQQETLRPRSYTVEDGGRLNNFAIEPKMYVDEESRVGFTEYAERLNGRLAMIGFVSLIALELLTGKGLVALLSSLQ is encoded by the coding sequence ATGACCACCCAACAAGAGACCCTGCGTCCCCGGAGCTACACGGTGGAAGACGGCGGGCGTTTGAATAACTTTGCCATCGAACCCAAGATGTATGTGGATGAGGAGTCCCGGGTTGGGTTTACCGAGTACGCCGAGCGGTTGAACGGTCGTTTGGCGATGATTGGCTTTGTCTCCCTGATTGCTTTGGAATTGCTGACGGGTAAGGGACTGGTGGCGCTGTTGTCCAGCCTGCAATAG